Genomic DNA from Hyperolius riggenbachi isolate aHypRig1 chromosome 10, aHypRig1.pri, whole genome shotgun sequence:
ATGAGTGGTCAATTTACATACAAACACTCCCCTCTGCATACTACTGTGTATAGTAAGTGAGAAAGCTGAATGTCAGTTGTTATTTAGACAGCTAAGTCTAGGCTTTGAGGTTGGGTTGAGGGAACCATCAACGGTTAGGTGGGGGTGAGGGATAGAGTTTTCAGAAATAAAACTTCATTTTCTTCATCAGAATCAGTGTGCTGAGTTCACAAGTTCATGTTACACTAACTTGTTGACACTAATACTAAATTTGTCACAAAACTACTCTGAGAAATTAAAAAAGTATATCTATGTTACAAGACAATGTAGAAATGTTCTGCTTTTACATAATATACAGGCCTGCATTTTTGCTCCCGCACTATCCTATCCATAACACCTAAACTTTAATAATAGCATAAGAGGTTAGTATGTCCTTAAGGCTAATCGGGTGTGTAGTAGCTCTTTTCATAAAATGGGAATGCAGTATAGATTTTCTTCAGACAAAGGGTGGTAGAGAAGCaatatttcaggattcatcacatTTCCTTTAAAATCCAATTAGCCAAATAAAGATCTTCATGTGATTTACCTCCCAGACGCTGCCACAGTTTAAAACTAACAAATACATTTTGTACAGAAACTTAAGAATAGAATGACTTCACACAAGTCAGCTTTCAGAATGGAAAAATAAAGATTAGACTGTGGGAAATTGCTTTAGAACTGTGGGAAATTGATTTAGAAACTCTAATTTCAATATTTCCCAGTTGAGGAGTCTGGTACTGGGAAGGAGGAAAATATAGATTATGATAGGAATGAAGAAACAAAAAATgaaggcccagtacggtctgcgcagtacgctcctggtgacatcagcgggagcgaggacacgaaaatgcaggcgcagtggttttcagactttaaagtctgaaattccagaggtgaaccggaggcggggactggagcattggtgagtggctgcgcgggcacaggatttctgtgggggaccattagaagccccaaaaatcaattaacccttcgcactctcacatgcaaatgttcaaacaaatgcattcacagatttactcatccaggcacaactgttatccctacagctaaattaaaagccagggttttagttcacagaagaatgcattcttatgcttagtcacctatactgcgtagaagtacccaggtaaacataggtgtcctaactctggccctgtaacatgcatagtgcagacatgcaaacacattcattgcatcaaacctatcaatggattaggagcatacATCCCTGATGACGGCGCAAGGCCAAAACCGGTccgaactggagactgggcaacttatatgagatggtttttggattttaaatgtgtactgggttacactataagcttttaactactaagggtccctgtcaaaaggaccctggaagtaagtcattgtatatgtgatgtagattcagcttctaataaatgtttatatgtttcttggatggagaagtgacctttctcgatttatttctggtgatggtcactttGGAAACATGTTcttgagcactgtggggttactgcagatgccgatctgagtaccaagcgctgtgaatttgtatgcattttttcttggaaccgattgtggatgtggttgatcctgagcagctggtggaacATACACATGATAAAGATTGGATCAGCGCCAGTATATACTACAAAATAGTACTGTATGTAGCTACTATTCTTATGGAGGCAGCCACTATGGGGGATTCAGTTTCATATTGCATAGCTACCCTGTTATTTGAAGCACCATGTATAAAAGACATGCAAAGATAGAGCAGACTAGTGAGTACATAGTTCCCTTTCAGGATTGTATCTTCATACCACTGACAATAGTACAATAGTGACTGACAATAGTAGTAGTTTTTCAGTCCTTTGTGAGCCTGTTTCTCTTATTGTTTTCACTGGAACAGCTTCAGACACAGTGGACTACAACTGACAAAGTGTGAATGCAACTTTCTGTAAGGTCATTTCTTCTTGATGTTGGGCATCAAGTATTGGTTGATTTAGAGGCAATTGTTTGCATATTATGTGAATTGTGTTGTGTAGATTTCTAAGGTCCCTTTAAGGTCAGTTATACTTTAGAGTTTATGTATATGTTAGCAAAGTTGTCAttttaataaatatatgtatacagtgggtCCCTGAAAATAGGACAGGgtcttatattcatttttctCCAAAAAATGTGTTAGGGCTTACTTTcaagggatgtcttatttttatcTAAACAACAAGGTAGATTTATCCTTGAACAATAAAAAATGTTTCTGTTTTAAattcaagttgtgtaatctgtctGTGTGTGGGCTGTGCACATCTATAAAgctggtcaattcgggtgcagcctgcatttagaagtgctgccatctcctcctattgtaaaaaaaaataaatctatattTATCCAAATATAGTTCATATcatcacattctggaacatcaTACTGTCCAGATTCTGAATTCCATtctttttttatgatctgtaaacTAGGGATTATTTTTAGAGTAGGGCTATAACAAGTAAAGCTTCCTCAAAATTCCTGAAAAATTATGCAAGGGCTTATTTTGAGGGtaagtcttattttcagggaaaaggTATGATAAACTGTGATAGATTTGATgttgtctttttttattattatttgaacTACTAGGGTAGATATGTGTCTGACTTTTgtatgtttaagattggcttccaTACAGTCTTTTCTATCAGGTCTACTACTATTTTTTATTTCTAGAAGGGAGTGATTGGTccgaggctctgcctctgacacagcagaccagggtttgaatctcgtctcCTCGTGTTCAATAAGCCAGAGAGcattccctagtggctgcagctctggccctttgagtccgccaggagaaaagtacaatataaatgttatttgtcttgtcttgacttcTCACAGCAGCAATTGTGTCTGGGTTAGAGTTGACTGACAGGTGTAGATATTATTGAAAGAGTTAATTCAGCACTGAAGTCTTACACACATGGTGGATACATTAACATCCATACTAACCTGTTATGCTATTGTAACTGTTTTGAAATATATATAGCCCTGTAGTTGctctctgttttaaaaaaaattacacctaACATTTTCTACATTTCCTCCTGATAGACAAGCCATATTTtcctgatcagaaaaaaaaacctttaaaataGTTTCTGTTTCTTTTACAAGCAAATATGCAAAGATATGAAAGTAGatgtttgctaaaaaaaatggcAGACTCAAAAAAACCTTTGTAGGAAGCCATGCAATATTATTTGATACTTTTAAACAGAATCACAGCCACGTTACAATTACAAATAACAGGAAATCTCTGAAATAAATAAACGTTTATAGTCAATTTAATACATTTAATAGCATAGCCTACATTGTTCTCTGTATAATAAAACACAGAGAATCAGCATATTcacttttaaaggacatccgaggtgaaaataaattaatgacATAAATAATTATATCtagcctccttctcctaaaaatgactttttaagatattccacagttttattttatatttaaatctacttttaaaattgtcactgttttgttgtttttgttcaatgacacattcattgaagtatgctagagctaaaatctatgaactattgaccatttttatctctttcctgctttcaggagccattttctgctaggaaagtattttatagttgtaatttcttatcagtgaggttcactcacactgtagtctgacccaatcctgactcagacaggaactgccacttacatacctgatgtctaaactctttcaggcagagaaagaaaaataaaaagaacacaacatagttatttgtgtgctaggcactgtacatacacaggtctatctcatcatgtcatatgtcacctcgggtatcctttaaggatgagCGAGATCAATTTCGTGAAAAGAATGAAATTGTTCTGGAGCATTCTAGGACGTGGGCGCACAGAGGATGTTAACTCACCTAAGCCACTGCCTCTTGCGTATGCGCTCCATGCTTTTCTCCATATTCTCCACACTTCCACCGTGACAGCGGAACTTTCGGTTTAGAATCCCAAAGTATGGGAAAGATGGAGAGGCAGCAGCTTAGGCGAGTTTCCTCCCACTGCGGGTATTGTGCTCCCGCACATTCAGAGACAATTTGGCATTATGCTAAATTAATTTTACTCATCCATATTCACTATCGCTTTCCCATATAAAGAGGATCTACTTCTGATCCTTTCATTGCCTAGATAATGCATAATTTTTTAGCTTAACATGTTTCATTCATAAGCAACACTGCAGTGTGTTTAGCAAGACACATAAACCACTATGATAATGGTGGATGAAAATCTCATCAAATGTTGATAGctgattgtcttttttttttttttttgcttatatcCAAAGATATGCCAATTGTACTATATGCTGCTGTTGATAAAAACATATATTGTCTAATGCAACAAATCCAGTGAAATATTTTATCCTTTAAGAGCCCAAGCCGCCTCTTAATTTTATGCTGTCCGTTTGGTGTAGAATTAAAACATCCCTTTCATATATCCCATGCTGGAATGCTGACGGTATTATTGGAGCTTTTATTTTCTAATTCCTCAACCACCAACCCATGATGAGCAATTCTtccacttcttaaagagaacatACCACTCTTGCCAGAGTTACTGTTGCAGCCATCTGAGCCTTGAGCCGAGTCACTGGGCTGTACTTCCACAAAGATCCTGTTGCGTACTCCAAAGACAAACCCACTGTTCTTTCTCTCTGAATAGGTCTCATTATGTTCTGTTTTTAATGAGCAGAACTGTACTTTGAAGGCTTCCTGGAAACCTCTCCTAAAGTTTTCATTAAAATAACCATATATAATAGGATTGACGCTGCTGTTGAAGAAGGCCAGCCAATGGGCAAAGGGAAAAACATACACAGCAATTATATTCAGCTGAAAATCACTCAGATTTCCATAATCCGTGAGCAACATGAGGGTCCACAAGGGTAGCCAAGAGAGTGTGAAGAACAACGCCACCATAATCAACATGTTTATCACCCTTACTTTCCTCTTGGAAACTCTCCGGCCTTCATGTTCTTCAGATGCAGATCCTCGGATAGTAGCAGATGACTTGAAGAGCTTGAATGCAATGCGAGCATACATGATGACAATCAAAGTGAGAGGAGCCAAGTAAATGTGGGAAAAGAGGACAGTTGTGTATATTTTACGCATTTCTTTGTCTGGCCAGGCTTCCCAACAAGAGTAGAGTGGGTAGAAGTTATTGTAGTCATCCACCATGAAATGGTAATCATCCCTGGTCACAG
This window encodes:
- the LOC137536724 gene encoding neuropeptide FF receptor 1-like, producing the protein MQNSGNARSLKSSRVERPHLLHNESGQPVQYRQAKAAQRLSGQNGATCWWAAEIQDLTVPTAGRKQQALIFNTLLIIHTQLRKEMSPKDNHRAMVVTFRKDAPTWSTVQKSVSAFKQETGKDKSPPLRKTGRENHSEKCGKDARFGWPFDNIMCKMSGLVQGMSVSASVFTLVAIAVERFRCIVYPFRQKLTLRNAILTIIVIWLLALIIMCPSAVTLTVTRDDYHFMVDDYNNFYPLYSCWEAWPDKEMRKIYTTVLFSHIYLAPLTLIVIMYARIAFKLFKSSATIRGSASEEHEGRRVSKRKVRVINMLIMVALFFTLSWLPLWTLMLLTDYGNLSDFQLNIIAVYVFPFAHWLAFFNSSVNPIIYGYFNENFRRGFQEAFKVQFCSLKTEHNETYSERKNSGFVFGVRNRIFVEVQPSDSAQGSDGCNSNSGKSGMFSLRSGRIAHHGLVVEELENKSSNNTVSIPAWDI